A genomic stretch from Bifidobacterium sp. ESL0769 includes:
- the trxB gene encoding thioredoxin-disulfide reductase, whose amino-acid sequence MTQENAQQINLLNFKAGNAINLSGDSAQNTGNGIQGDTGNSLQNDTQGSNNQNTQNSVRDVIIVGSGPAGYTAAIYLGRAGYKPLVIAGALTPGGQLVNTTEVENYPGFPDGVMGPDLMDSMQKQAEKFGAEIVFDDVVSVDFGDGSDAGALKSVTCDQGDVFKAPAIVVTTGSNVRKLGVPGEKEYSGKGVSYCATCDGFFFRDKPIVVVGGGDSAFTDAEFLTRFGSSVTLIHRRDEFRAAKILVNRAKANDKMSFILDSVVDKVNGEDGSAKSVTVRNVKTGETTEVPASGVFVAIGNTPATGFLGGALKLDEKGYISVDGASTRTSLPGVFAAGDVVDSVYRQAVSAAGMGCRAALDAQDYLDSLDN is encoded by the coding sequence ATGACTCAAGAAAACGCACAGCAGATCAACCTTTTGAATTTCAAGGCAGGCAACGCCATAAATCTCTCCGGCGACAGCGCGCAGAATACCGGAAACGGCATTCAAGGCGATACCGGAAACAGCCTGCAGAATGATACTCAGGGCAGCAATAACCAAAACACACAGAACAGCGTACGAGACGTCATCATCGTCGGTTCCGGGCCTGCGGGTTACACCGCAGCCATCTATCTCGGTCGCGCGGGCTACAAGCCGCTGGTGATTGCCGGAGCTTTGACGCCCGGAGGCCAGCTCGTCAACACCACCGAAGTTGAGAACTACCCCGGCTTCCCCGACGGCGTGATGGGCCCAGACCTTATGGACAGCATGCAGAAGCAGGCCGAAAAGTTCGGCGCTGAAATCGTCTTCGACGATGTGGTGTCGGTTGACTTCGGCGACGGCTCGGACGCTGGTGCGCTTAAAAGCGTGACCTGCGACCAGGGCGACGTCTTTAAGGCTCCGGCCATCGTGGTGACCACCGGTTCCAACGTGCGCAAGCTCGGCGTGCCCGGCGAGAAGGAATACTCCGGCAAGGGTGTTTCCTACTGCGCCACCTGCGACGGTTTCTTCTTCCGTGACAAGCCGATCGTTGTGGTCGGCGGTGGTGACAGCGCCTTCACCGACGCTGAGTTCCTGACCCGCTTCGGTTCTTCAGTAACGCTGATCCACCGTCGTGACGAATTCCGCGCAGCCAAGATTCTTGTGAACCGCGCCAAAGCCAACGACAAGATGTCGTTCATCCTCGATTCGGTGGTCGACAAGGTCAACGGCGAAGACGGCAGCGCCAAGTCTGTCACCGTGCGCAATGTCAAAACCGGAGAAACCACCGAGGTGCCGGCTTCCGGCGTCTTTGTAGCCATCGGCAACACCCCTGCCACCGGATTTCTTGGCGGGGCCCTGAAGCTCGACGAGAAGGGCTATATCAGCGTCGACGGTGCCTCCACCCGCACTTCCCTGCCAGGTGTCTTCGCCGCAGGAGACGTGGTCGACAGCGTTTACCGCCAGGCCGTTTCTGCCGCAGGCATGGGCTGCCGCGCTGCCCTCGACGCTCAGGATTATCTGGACAGTCTAGACAACTAA